The Oscillatoria sp. FACHB-1407 genome includes a region encoding these proteins:
- a CDS encoding pyridoxamine 5'-phosphate oxidase family protein, translating to MTTPNNRDEQLQKLRDMVKGIDIAMMTTVDEDGSLRSRPMSCNSEIEANGDVWFFTYASSHKVTEVEQQQHVNLSFADPHKQRYVSMSGAAQLVRDRQKLAELWQPQLKAWFPKELDEPDIALLKVTVEKAEYWDAPSSWLAHTISFLKAVTTGKTADTSENVKLSLK from the coding sequence ATGACCACTCCAAACAATCGGGACGAACAACTGCAAAAATTGCGCGACATGGTGAAAGGCATTGACATTGCCATGATGACCACAGTGGATGAAGATGGCAGTCTGCGGAGTCGTCCGATGTCATGCAACAGTGAGATTGAAGCGAATGGAGATGTGTGGTTCTTTACCTACGCAAGCTCTCACAAAGTGACAGAAGTTGAACAACAACAGCACGTTAATTTGAGTTTTGCAGATCCTCACAAGCAGCGATATGTGTCGATGTCAGGTGCGGCTCAACTGGTGCGCGATCGCCAAAAACTAGCTGAATTATGGCAACCTCAACTCAAAGCCTGGTTTCCAAAAGAACTGGATGAACCTGATATTGCCCTGTTAAAAGTAACGGTCGAAAAAGCAGAATACTGGGACGCCCCTTCAAGTTGGCTGGCACACACGATCAGTTTCTTGAAAGCTGTGACGACTGGCAAAACAGCAGATACGAGTGAAAACGTCAAACTCAGCCTTAAATAA
- a CDS encoding FAD-dependent oxidoreductase, whose product MNTLTTDVLVVGGGTGGTVAAIQAARRGAQTILVSEFPWLGGMLTSAGVTAPDGNELSAFQTGMWGAFLRELQHRQPTGLNHAWVSFFTYDPNVGAAIFADWVKQLSNLWWIHGKHPQAIERQGDRLVAVHFNDVTIRASIILDGTELGDVLALAEVPHRWGWEWHSQWQEPSAPIAPTAMTEQYPVQAPTWVVVLQDFGEAHPAPEIPAPPIDNPDHFVGTWDGYGAEHFMNYGRLPGNRFMMNFPQRGNDYGDRLDRLIQSPATRQEFLQEARWYAQSYARFLQTHLGRRYGLAADTFPTDLPNCLGGSAYALHPYFRESRRLQGVVTVREQDILPQPQRRVAALPVNAQGQMSAIALGNYANDHHYPGYDFPLKPKSIRWGGRWTGTPFALPYECLIPAAVDGLLVCEKNISVSHIANGATRLQPVVLGIGQAAGMAAALCIERKCQPRDLPVADLQAALLTDPIAPAAIAPLFNLPPSHPDWQHWQEHYLRHPEDYPLDGTCPLTSPPSPPNLASARGGAAGGRVPPDSQTFTGSFERRGDQDYTITLNTPTSLTGQVFQLVTLDAECDRTLQKCGTGDTLTLQGQLNHSGNWLLVEQIDIV is encoded by the coding sequence ATGAACACACTCACGACAGACGTTCTGGTCGTAGGCGGCGGCACCGGGGGAACCGTTGCTGCCATTCAAGCTGCCCGTCGTGGGGCACAAACCATTTTGGTCAGTGAATTTCCGTGGTTAGGGGGAATGCTAACGTCAGCAGGAGTAACTGCCCCTGACGGAAACGAACTATCCGCTTTTCAAACCGGGATGTGGGGTGCGTTTTTACGTGAATTGCAACATCGACAACCAACTGGCTTAAACCACGCCTGGGTCAGTTTTTTTACATATGACCCAAATGTAGGAGCCGCCATCTTTGCAGATTGGGTGAAACAGTTGTCGAACTTATGGTGGATTCACGGTAAACATCCTCAAGCGATAGAACGTCAGGGCGATCGCCTCGTTGCGGTTCATTTTAACGACGTCACGATTAGGGCGTCAATTATTCTTGATGGAACCGAATTAGGGGACGTTTTAGCTCTCGCCGAAGTTCCCCATCGCTGGGGGTGGGAGTGGCACTCCCAATGGCAAGAACCGAGCGCACCCATCGCGCCCACAGCCATGACTGAGCAATACCCCGTGCAAGCCCCCACCTGGGTTGTAGTACTGCAAGATTTTGGTGAAGCCCACCCGGCTCCTGAGATCCCCGCGCCCCCAATCGATAACCCCGATCACTTTGTGGGAACCTGGGACGGCTACGGTGCAGAGCATTTTATGAACTACGGACGGTTGCCCGGCAACCGCTTCATGATGAACTTTCCACAGCGGGGCAATGACTATGGCGATCGCCTCGATCGGTTAATTCAATCGCCTGCAACCCGACAGGAGTTTTTGCAAGAAGCCCGCTGGTATGCCCAGAGCTATGCTCGCTTTCTCCAGACTCATCTGGGACGACGCTATGGCTTAGCCGCAGACACCTTTCCCACTGACCTTCCCAATTGTCTTGGGGGCAGTGCCTATGCGTTGCATCCCTACTTTCGCGAGAGCCGACGCTTACAGGGAGTCGTCACCGTGCGAGAACAGGACATCTTGCCGCAACCACAGAGGCGAGTCGCCGCACTGCCTGTGAATGCTCAGGGGCAAATGAGTGCGATCGCCCTGGGTAACTACGCCAACGATCACCACTATCCGGGCTATGACTTCCCGCTGAAACCCAAATCCATCCGTTGGGGTGGACGTTGGACAGGCACCCCCTTTGCCCTGCCCTACGAATGTCTGATCCCTGCTGCGGTGGATGGGTTGCTGGTCTGCGAAAAAAATATCTCTGTCTCCCACATTGCCAATGGGGCAACTCGCCTGCAACCCGTGGTTCTCGGCATCGGACAAGCTGCCGGAATGGCTGCTGCACTGTGCATTGAACGCAAATGTCAACCGCGTGACCTGCCCGTTGCCGATCTGCAAGCTGCGTTGTTAACCGATCCCATCGCTCCAGCGGCGATCGCCCCTCTGTTTAACTTGCCCCCCTCCCATCCGGATTGGCAGCACTGGCAGGAGCATTACCTGCGCCATCCCGAAGACTATCCCCTGGATGGCACCTGTCCGCTAACCTCTCCTCCGAGCCCTCCCAACCTTGCCTCTGCAAGGGGAGGAGCCGCAGGCGGTAGGGTTCCTCCTGATAGCCAAACTTTTACTGGGAGCTTTGAGCGTCGCGGCGATCAGGATTACACCATCACCCTCAACACTCCCACTTCGTTAACAGGACAAGTGTTTCAACTGGTTACATTAGACGCAGAGTGCGATCGCACCTTACAGAAGTGTGGGACTGGGGATACGCTCACCCTCCAGGGACAACTGAATCATTCGGGTAACTGGCTATTAGTTGAACAGATCGATATCGTCTAA